CTACTGTGGTAAATTGTGTAATTTTGGTAAGCCTCTATAAAACAACACTGAAATAACACTCTCAGTTAGCCCCTTATTCACTTTGCAGGTATTGGACCTGAcggtcacatttattttaatgagccTGGCTCAAGTCTTGTGTCCCGAACACATGTGAAGACCTTGGCTATGGGCACAATACTGGCTAATGTGTGCTTCTTTGATGGAGATCTCAGTTGGGGTTGGCATAGTAATGGATACTCAGGAGGGACACACACTctaatttaattacataattcATGCACTTTTCCTTCATTACATTTAGAAATGTCATCCTTGCCTATTGTCATTTCTACAAGTTGAGCTTCGAACAATTATTGTACTATAGGCTATATAGTGTAGTTTGCAAAAAGAGCTGAATACAATCTTTACTTGCACATTTGAATAAACGCATAAAAAAAATAGAAGCTAAAATAAAATTCATCCTGGGCCGTCGCTTGAATTTACAAAGCTTGGGATAAAAATACACGGGTGGACCGCAGCCCCACAGCCCCCATACACTTAGCAGTGTCAAGACCCCTCATCACAGGGCCCGGGACAGTGTTCCTGGTTGCCCATGTTAAATAACACACAATATTCTGCTATTAAAACTGCTCATGGTCAGATTGCCCATGAACAGCAATAGCAACAAATTCAAAACAGCATCACCAAGGTAAAACATTTATGTTGTAGGCAGATCTGAGACAAATAATATTATTGTGTTACAATTTTAGGTCATGATCCTTATCACCAGTGCCCATAAAGCATTTGCTCACTTCAAAGACACAGAAGAGGGATCGAATCACATGTGGACTGTGTCTGCATTCCAGCAACACCCCCAGACCTTGTTTGTGTGTGAAGAAGATGCAACACATGAGTTGAGGGTAAAAACAGTCAAGTATTTTAAAGGTAATAAAAACTTGAACAAGTTTTACCTAGTTCAGTGATCTGTTCCTCCCGGAGGAATGTAGGAGGGAATgcattaatattaaatgtaacaACATTAGATAatcccttgttttttttttttcgttttttaaggCATGATGCATGcagtggtggagctagggggtggccagtgGTGGCCTTGGCTGTTTGTaattgttttggtcatttttggcacaatttagttgtttagaggtgaaatcatctctgtacaaatgtacaaacttaacatgtgcgcacaccaatgtcgccaaacctctccttcccgggtgtcattgtatcttGTATCCACTATTTTTATGAAACCTCTCAATACTTGATATTGAATTAGAATGTGATTAACATATATTATAATCAATTTGTAATCCCACAGTCTAAAATGTGACACAAATAAATCAATAGCAAActgttgattaaataaaaatggaatacTTAGAACAACATGAACTGCAATTACATTGTATGGATTGGATTTATTGACAGAGATGACATATGTTTGACTTGTCTGCACAACATGGCACttgtagggtacaacagggctaaaggccccctggggtaaaaggcacattttataaaattatctcCCAAAAtactaaacagcaacaaaaaatacaacagCACTTTCCTGAACAACTTTTTGTCAGtttgcactgtaaaaatgtccTGATCCATGAGAGCATTGCAtgtaatgtctaaagtttgattttgaggcaattgtataaatatatattttttttattttaaatatttaaatgcaaatgtatgtAGTTTATGAAACATATATTTTgagaattatttgtaattttcagttttgttcaaggagattcattttaaaattaaaatgaaatttattttaaataactgtcCATTatgtgaagaagaagaagaagaagaagaagaagaagagaaaaaaaaaaaccttttgcaGGGGCTAAATAGCCcataaaatacatgttgttgttgttgttttttcttaagTGCGGCAAATTGATTTGATATGAAAAATGTACAAAGTGGATTCACATtaactgatccaatcacaatggagattcattagTTTAttgaatacttgagatgttatgaaatgccaaattaTCAAAACAATAATGCTTCATCTGTGAAATCTGTATTGACCAGGGTGTGTTTTATAATACTGCTAAATGCTGACAGGTACAGGGATCACATAGGGAGATTTAAAAATGTCAGttacaaatacaaatgtaatacacACACGTGAATGTAATCATAGTTTTGATGAGCTCTTCCCATTAGCACATAGCCGTTTCAAGTTTAAAAGTGTGTTTTTAGTTCAGAAGTCTGTCAAAGTCACTAATGGAACACTTTTGATTACATAATATAGAAACCTTCAAGAGCTCTGTCATAAACACAAACATGGGTTGTGTTGCAAAGTGTACTGAGATATCTACCTAGATAGCATTTTTGACCAACATAGATGCTCAGCAGACTCAATGATGATGTCTAAAAATGctttctaggtaggcagctcactgggCTTGGAACGCAGTCATAGAGACTGACGCTGTACCCGACTGAGCATGAGCAGTCGCCATTGTTTGGGCAACAGATTAGCCTGGTACTGGCCATCTGTGATAGGAAAATATATCAATCAAACCCATTAAAGAGAGGGGCAGCTGGTAATATTAGCAAACGTTTAATGTTTAATCATTTGTTCTGTATGAGTGATTAAGTGAACAACAGATCGACGCAAATCTAAGAATGACTGATCAGAGGAGTGGATATCAGCAGGTAACGGCACGATGAAGCTCATTTGTTTCGTTTTCACATCGGGCTTTTGTTTTTTCTCGAACGTCGATCATTTTGGGGACATGCTTAATAATGTGATCACTGGCTCTGGATGATAACGTACTTTTTGGACAGACACGGTTAAAGTTATATTAATTAGCTGGTTAGCCGCCTTACTAATTTTGCGGCCTTCTTTTACCAAACCGGAAAAACAAATGGCTCTTCATTGttactttaataataatagaatatcAGCGCTATTTTGTGATTGATAAAATTACTGATTAAGTCATTTTGTATTTGTTAATGCTTATCTAAAACGCAAACAAACCCATggcaatattatttataatagtgTTTTTAATTGTTGTTACTTTTTCACTTGTGTAACTATTAAGttgcttttattatttaaaattttatacgatacatatatttaatattttgtacaatacgtttattttacatatgttttcattaaatttcgtttattttatacattttaatatttcaaattatatttaatagtttatataatacatatatttaatagtttatataatacatatatttaataGTTTATACAATActgttattttacatatattttttattcaatttcgtttattttatatgttttaatatttcaaattgaatagcttatataatacatttattcaagacatttattttaaatagtatgtgtattttatttagtttagtttttaaatttcaaagtatattttatataacacatttattttaaatgcaatatgtatttttatatcaGTGTATAGAATTGTTATTCaacttttatttacttatttaactattaagttacatttattttttgtatattgactattttatatgaaatatttgtttaaaaaatatatatagtttgattttattatttatatatttttaaatacatgtattgcattatgacatttatttttaatatgtagttttatattatatttaaaatataaatataatttcattatGTTCAATATTAACTTACATTAAAAGAATATAACTTTCAAATATCACCAACTCTTTTCTTCTTGTCTGTAGTTGAATAATGAGGAGGAGACAGGGGAGGTGATCCAACAAGCCACTGATGCTCCTCCACCATACAGCACCGTTGCAGCAAGTAACGCAGGTAACATCTACAGGCCTGAAATTACAGATATCATGTTTTATAATCCTTTTgctctgtgtttgatttattaaatttttttgctgCAGCTTTTTTTGAGTACAAAGAGGATGAACTGTACCCCAAACCCCCATCATACAATGTTGCTACATCATTGCCATCATATGATGAGGCCGAGAGGAGCAAAGTAGAATCCACTGTACCCCTCGTCACTGACAGGGTAAGATTTGTGACACATCTGTGATTCATTTTGGTCAATAATAGTCGATGGATTACTCTTTTTGACACATCCTTACTTGCACATCTGTTACAGGATGAAGACTTTATTGCCAGGGATGGCTTTCATGATACAGATCAACTGCGGGTTGGGAATGATGGGATATTCATGCTGACGTTTTTCAGTAAGTATACAGTGCACACAGTGACATCTTTCCTTTGAAAGACCACATGGTATTAGGTGGGAGGGAAAATTATCATTCTGAAAAGCATCTGATTGGATAACTTGTTTTATGCAAACATTGAGTCATCACATTTTATGGTTCATTTTCCCGAAATATGctaaaaatgtttagtttttacactgtgtcctaactAGCGGCATGTAATTTATTTGTCCTCACTGAAAGCAAAATTTATGTGTAACGCAACAAATTCACAGATAGTCAGAACATActgtatttgatgtttaatatatataGAGTGGGCatatgagatttcactgtgggtggAGCTAAAACAACAAAACCTTACATGGGAAGAAATAGAATTTATTGCATCATTCctggtaaaaacttaaatgtaattcctttttattgaattaaaatgtCCTGCTGTTTACTCTGGTGTGAATTTAGCTTAAAAAGAAAGCTAATAATTCTTCTGATGTAAAATATCATTTGATATTCTGTTATGGTTTTTGGATGGATGATTGAATTGAGGGATTTACATATGGACACAACTGCAGCTGATATGCTAATGGATTTTTAATCCTTTGCATTCCCAGTGGCATTCCTCTTTAACTGGATTGGCTTTTTCCTGTCCTTCTGTCTGACCACCTCTGCCGCTGGCCGCTATGGTGCCATCTCTGGGTTTGGACTTTCCCTGGTTAAATGGGTCCTGATTGTCAGGGTACGAGAGGATGCCAGTGCTGCGTTTTTAGACAGAGACAATAACTGCTCTATACAGTTCCCAAAAATGTGTAATATTCTGCTAAATACTAAGCATTCATGGCTCAGCTAAATCCCTTTAAACTATGATGATGagaatagaggtcgaccgatggcCGATtattgctgccgatttattttggccgatatgtgcttgtttttaacctcttatttgaaccttttatttgaaagataaaatgtaacacaaataattacttaagatagacaaaatttctcaaatacatttattgaacacttgaccaatctgcacttgtagacttaaattaaaaatgtataatgtaaaaacatattgtataaataatgtataacaaatatattaaataaacaaagtaggtgttacgaactgctccgagacacgaaggttgagatccaaatgcagctttaattaaggggcaatccagacacgtaatccaatattcagagcatccaagagaagcacaggcataactagggatgggtatcgttaaggttttaatggtattactactcttaacgatactgcttatcgatccggtactttaacggtattcttaacggttctttttgttatatatatattacacaaagataaacattatataggcacagtgatttaatttcaggaaggtccactaacattactgttcaggtgtggtctaaaaagaaatctaataaagtaatcaattgtaaaataacactgcatagtttatcatagatggattaatgcttattaatgcagaagttattcattcaagagctgtaagtgattttctctttgccttttgttgtttgattcgcagtaatggctcaatcgtcggcatgtttattaggatgcttcccctttaagacagagttcagatctaatagactcctgatgcagcatattttctcccaactatttccataattacgtccatttaagacataaactgtgtttaagtgaatctcccagtcggtcgttttgacatatttttgtgtatagttgatcgtttagacgcgcacatgaaacccaaagtagcctatagtttgcttgtctctttgcggtgtgtttcgagcgcgcgccttgggaacggtatctcttgcgctctttttattattaaacgcgtcccgcaatttagcaacagtagctagactgcattttacaacaatcaccgatcgtgctgattctgacgttaagtttgagttttagggagaaatgtcagtgcaccgctgtgaagggaaggaagttgtgctagacagaatgcggcttatgtataaatattctttttataatctttggaaggcgaaatataaaataaaatcagactaatatcacagatctaaaccaggctacgtttgaatatttagttctgtcctccgtcgtcactcattatgcaggactcgtgttgtgctcgctgtgtcaCCGCGtcagcgagatctctctctctctctctgactgcgaatagctaaattgcatcacagacaaatggtttcatattattatacatagaaatggctggcgagataaaataactttctctttatagcaataataaatgtattttcttaatttctccagtaccgacagcagaaccggtaacgtccgagcttaccaaagccagtcctttaatagcctatagtgcgttggtatctttttttattacttatttctctgcattgagtgacaaccctctcaaatataagacacacaaacagaacaaataaaagtctcagattcactgtctgtaattgcaaaattcttgcttacttattgtgacatgatagcaacccttctgctgtgataatgcaacttcaacgacgctatcaatatccaaagtagccgaacgtcatgtcgcctattgcgtttgtcgcgttttttcttgaagttggcagtaaaatatcaaaagtttttaattaaatataaagaagttatacaaatttaatccttactgttttctccaaggaacttagctccttccttaggcactggatgaggtctgctcactctgctggaaaatgactctaggggcagcgtgcatcgaacacgtgttccacaacaacactaggctgcccacagatgcgcctgcctaataatcggcttgatatacttggatattggccgatgccgattatgttaaaaaatgcaaaaaatcggcagattaatcggtcgacctacTAGATGAGAATAAAAAGTTTTTGCAATGTAATAGAGAACGGGCAACTCACTTGGTTTGTTTCTGTGGTTGAACCAGTATTCTACCTACTTCCCTGGATATTTTGACGGGCAGTACTGGCTGTGGTGGGTTTTCCTTGTtgtaggtgagtgtacatttgcTTTTAGAATACTGCATATGGTTTCCTTTTTTATCTTCGTTCTCtcttgaatttatttaaaatgaaaaatggtgggggattttttttttattgttcacaGTAttaagtgttgttgttgtttttttaatcccTGCAGGATTCCTGCTATTCTTCCGGGGGTTTGTCAACTACTCCAGAGTTCGCAACATGGCAGATCATTCCATGTCGACCCTTCCTCGAACCCAAGTTCTTTTTATCTATTAGGTAAATCAAAAGAATCGATTCACTGGTTTTACAtgcgtgtttatgtgtgtgcagtAATGCCACAGTATGTGATAAGAATGTGAAGGATTATTCAAAAGAGATTgttctaaaatataaaaatgagtatttcataaaatttcatgattgaatatatataaatctatattctAAAATGTAGGTgaagtataaaaaaaagaaaatctgataATGGATTTTAAACCTCAGGATTACTGGAAAATGAACAAAACGGCAAACTCAAAGCAAGCTGACGACATGTTTTTGAATCTTCGGGACATAAACGGCAGAGCAAAGATGAATCATACACATCTCTGTTGTTCACATAATGCATCGAATTATACATTGGCATTTTTACTAAAGTATCTGAATTGTTCTCCAGCCATTTATCTGTGCTTAAAGTGCAGTCATAATATATGCATACATTCTGCAGTTAATGTGCATGTGTTTggcattttaaaggtgcactcaattttgctcctaaagaaattaattgtaattttgaaac
This region of Xyrauchen texanus isolate HMW12.3.18 chromosome 23, RBS_HiC_50CHRs, whole genome shotgun sequence genomic DNA includes:
- the ndfip1 gene encoding NEDD4 family-interacting protein 1, producing the protein MTDQRSGYQQLNNEEETGEVIQQATDAPPPYSTVAASNAAFFEYKEDELYPKPPSYNVATSLPSYDEAERSKVESTVPLVTDRDEDFIARDGFHDTDQLRVGNDGIFMLTFFMAFLFNWIGFFLSFCLTTSAAGRYGAISGFGLSLVKWVLIVRYSTYFPGYFDGQYWLWWVFLVVGFLLFFRGFVNYSRVRNMADHSMSTLPRTQVLFIY